The Oncorhynchus nerka isolate Pitt River linkage group LG12, Oner_Uvic_2.0, whole genome shotgun sequence genome includes a region encoding these proteins:
- the LOC115137949 gene encoding prefoldin subunit 2-like isoform X1: MAANSSSTVSKPSNIIGGKQSGPSAEQVGLYNEAFCNFVQSNVVAAFQRMRSEQRSMASKAAELEMEINEHSLVIETLKDVDPTRKCFRLVGGVLVERTVKEVLPALGSNKEQISKIVESLNIQMQTKGRELTEYREKYNIRLVGEGEEGQGKSAATSNGGGSKGGAGVLVS; encoded by the exons ATGGCAGCGAACAGTAGCAGCACGGTTAGCAAACCCAGCAACATTATCGGGGGGAAACAATCAGGGCCGTCGGCCGAGCAG GTAGGCCTATATAACGAGGCTTTTTGCAACTTTGTTCAATCTAAT GTTGTGGCTGCATTTCAGAGGATGCGCTCAGAACAGCGCAGCATGGCCTCAAAGGCTGCAGAGCTGGAGATGGAGATCAACGAGCACAG CCTAGTCATCGAGACCCTAAAAGACGTGGATCCAACCAGAAAGTGCTTCCGACTGGTGGGCGGGGTGCTTGTGGAGAGGACGGTTAAGGAAGTCTTACCAGCTCTGGGAAGCAATAAAGAACAG ATATCAAAGATTGTAGAGTCCCTCAACATACAGATGCAGACAAAAGGCCGGGAGCTCACGGAGTATCGGGAAAAATACAATATCCGATtggtgggagaaggagaggaaggacagggcAAATCGGCAGCTACCTCCAATGGGGGCGGGTCTAAAGGCGGTGCCGGTGTTCTAGTTTCGTAG
- the LOC115137949 gene encoding prefoldin subunit 2-like isoform X2, whose amino-acid sequence MAANSSSTVSKPSNIIGGKQSGPSAEQVVAAFQRMRSEQRSMASKAAELEMEINEHSLVIETLKDVDPTRKCFRLVGGVLVERTVKEVLPALGSNKEQISKIVESLNIQMQTKGRELTEYREKYNIRLVGEGEEGQGKSAATSNGGGSKGGAGVLVS is encoded by the exons ATGGCAGCGAACAGTAGCAGCACGGTTAGCAAACCCAGCAACATTATCGGGGGGAAACAATCAGGGCCGTCGGCCGAGCAG GTTGTGGCTGCATTTCAGAGGATGCGCTCAGAACAGCGCAGCATGGCCTCAAAGGCTGCAGAGCTGGAGATGGAGATCAACGAGCACAG CCTAGTCATCGAGACCCTAAAAGACGTGGATCCAACCAGAAAGTGCTTCCGACTGGTGGGCGGGGTGCTTGTGGAGAGGACGGTTAAGGAAGTCTTACCAGCTCTGGGAAGCAATAAAGAACAG ATATCAAAGATTGTAGAGTCCCTCAACATACAGATGCAGACAAAAGGCCGGGAGCTCACGGAGTATCGGGAAAAATACAATATCCGATtggtgggagaaggagaggaaggacagggcAAATCGGCAGCTACCTCCAATGGGGGCGGGTCTAAAGGCGGTGCCGGTGTTCTAGTTTCGTAG
- the nit1 gene encoding deaminated glutathione amidase isoform X1, which translates to MKNVVLACLVVVQFGAANTTCSLRRTRVKHLLDCHSSWGSSCIGVHQRMSSSSPHPVAAVCQVTATPDKEANFTACKRLVQAAKEGGASMVFLPEGFDYIGSSREETLNLSERLTGDIISRYTLLAKKLSVWLSLGGFHERGHDWETDRRIYNSHIIINEKGDIVSVYRKSHLFDVELPGRGVSLKESAFTIPGSSLIPPVQTPIGKVGLGICYDLRFPELSLALLRQGAEILTYPSAFTVATGAAHWEVLLRARAIETQCFVLAAAQVGSHHEKRSSYGHALAVDPWGVVMGDCGGENTGMALLEIDLEKLRDTQRNMPVQQHRRDTSFYYSLGGKD; encoded by the exons ATGAAGAATGTTGTACTAGCTTGTCTCGTAGTCGTGCAATTTGGCGCCGCAAACACAAC GTGCAGTTTGAGAAGAACTCGGGTGAAACATTTACTGGACTGTCATTCTTCTTGGGGCTCGAGCTGCATTGGGGTGCATCAAAG GATGTCATCATCATCGCCTCATCCAGTGGCAGCAGTGTGCCAGGTGACCGCAACCCCTGACAAGGAGGCCAACTTCACTGCCTGCAAGCGATTGGTGCAGGCGGCAAAAGAGGGTGGAGCCAGCATGGTTTTCCTACCTGAGGGGTTTGACTACATCGGCTCTAGTCGAGAGGAGACCCTGAATCTGTCTGAGAGGCTAACGGGAGACATTATCTCACGCTACACACTGCTCGCCAA GAAGCTGAGCGTGTGGCTCTCTCTTGGAGGGTTTCATGAGAGAGGGCATGACTGGGAGACGGACAGGCGAATCTACAACAGTCACATCATCATAAATGAAAagg GTGATATAGTGTCCGTATACAGGAAGTCCCACTTGTTTGATGTGGAGCTGCCAGGAAGAGGCGTGTCCTTAAAAGAGAGTGCCTTCACCATACCTGGATCCAGCCTCATTCCTCCAGTTCAAACTCCCATTGGCAAG GTGGGACTGGGTATCTGTTATGACCTGAGGTTCCCTGAGCTGTCATTGGCCCTGCTGCGACAGGGGGCGGAGATTCTGACCTACCCGTCAGCGTTCACTGTGGCCACAGGAGCTGCCCATTGGGAG GTGTTGCTTCGCGCCAGGGCCATTGAGACCCAGTGCTTTGTCCTTGCTGCAGCCCAAGTGGGCAGTCACCATGAGAAGCGTTCGTCGTACGGCCACGCCCTGGCTGTGGACCCCTGGGGGGTGGTGATGGGGGACtgtggaggagagaacacaggcaTGGCTCTGCTGGAGATTGACTTGGAGAAGCTCAGGGACACACAGAGAAACATGCCTGTGCAGCAACATCGCAGAGACACTAGCTTCTACTACAGTTTGGGTGGAAAGGACTGA
- the nit1 gene encoding deaminated glutathione amidase isoform X2 gives MSSSSPHPVAAVCQVTATPDKEANFTACKRLVQAAKEGGASMVFLPEGFDYIGSSREETLNLSERLTGDIISRYTLLAKKLSVWLSLGGFHERGHDWETDRRIYNSHIIINEKGDIVSVYRKSHLFDVELPGRGVSLKESAFTIPGSSLIPPVQTPIGKVGLGICYDLRFPELSLALLRQGAEILTYPSAFTVATGAAHWEVLLRARAIETQCFVLAAAQVGSHHEKRSSYGHALAVDPWGVVMGDCGGENTGMALLEIDLEKLRDTQRNMPVQQHRRDTSFYYSLGGKD, from the exons ATGTCATCATCATCGCCTCATCCAGTGGCAGCAGTGTGCCAGGTGACCGCAACCCCTGACAAGGAGGCCAACTTCACTGCCTGCAAGCGATTGGTGCAGGCGGCAAAAGAGGGTGGAGCCAGCATGGTTTTCCTACCTGAGGGGTTTGACTACATCGGCTCTAGTCGAGAGGAGACCCTGAATCTGTCTGAGAGGCTAACGGGAGACATTATCTCACGCTACACACTGCTCGCCAA GAAGCTGAGCGTGTGGCTCTCTCTTGGAGGGTTTCATGAGAGAGGGCATGACTGGGAGACGGACAGGCGAATCTACAACAGTCACATCATCATAAATGAAAagg GTGATATAGTGTCCGTATACAGGAAGTCCCACTTGTTTGATGTGGAGCTGCCAGGAAGAGGCGTGTCCTTAAAAGAGAGTGCCTTCACCATACCTGGATCCAGCCTCATTCCTCCAGTTCAAACTCCCATTGGCAAG GTGGGACTGGGTATCTGTTATGACCTGAGGTTCCCTGAGCTGTCATTGGCCCTGCTGCGACAGGGGGCGGAGATTCTGACCTACCCGTCAGCGTTCACTGTGGCCACAGGAGCTGCCCATTGGGAG GTGTTGCTTCGCGCCAGGGCCATTGAGACCCAGTGCTTTGTCCTTGCTGCAGCCCAAGTGGGCAGTCACCATGAGAAGCGTTCGTCGTACGGCCACGCCCTGGCTGTGGACCCCTGGGGGGTGGTGATGGGGGACtgtggaggagagaacacaggcaTGGCTCTGCTGGAGATTGACTTGGAGAAGCTCAGGGACACACAGAGAAACATGCCTGTGCAGCAACATCGCAGAGACACTAGCTTCTACTACAGTTTGGGTGGAAAGGACTGA